Proteins from a genomic interval of Ramlibacter algicola:
- a CDS encoding ShlB/FhaC/HecB family hemolysin secretion/activation protein, with product MSKGQRAPARSRRLAAPACIALALAAAGAQAQTTAPAAPPAVPAPAAPAVFAIQGFKVTGENPLGDGETARVLAPFVRPDATIETLQQATQALETALRTKGYGLHRVALPPQEVGSTVRLEIVTFSVSKVAIDGRSLYDEGNVRRALPELQEGRTPNFKTLAVQTAIANENPNKQVQVGIREGDEPDKIDATITVKEQRPWTFSVSANNSGTESTGRDRLSITGGHTNLFNLDHQFTGAYTTSLERSSDVKQLGLAYKIPLYALGGVIGASYTRSDVVGNFGAFSSTGAGRTAGISYTWYLPPDGGRRSYVALSLDDKLFKATRINDQLVPGALDRRSRPLTLGYNTRIDGDNSIVAFNVDLAVNLPSGAANELANYQSEDPRIETTRWKALRGTASYLAPFGKGWLLNLRGAFQASSDVLISGEQFGLGGLGSVRGTSIERPISGDYGLSGTAEVSTPELAPGLRLSAFTDAGVLGNNRANGTTRPGTDQLASVGVGLRWFSGPYSVTGDYGRLVRGSKVPLAFNSASPQRGDDRFYLSLGLRF from the coding sequence ATGAGCAAGGGGCAACGCGCGCCTGCGCGATCGCGCAGGCTGGCCGCGCCGGCCTGCATCGCGCTGGCACTGGCTGCCGCGGGGGCGCAGGCGCAGACCACGGCGCCGGCCGCACCGCCGGCAGTGCCCGCCCCGGCGGCGCCCGCCGTCTTCGCCATCCAGGGCTTCAAGGTCACCGGCGAGAACCCGCTCGGCGACGGCGAGACCGCCCGCGTGCTGGCGCCGTTCGTGCGCCCCGACGCCACCATCGAGACCCTCCAGCAGGCCACCCAGGCGCTCGAGACCGCGCTGCGCACCAAGGGCTACGGGCTGCATCGCGTGGCGCTGCCGCCGCAGGAAGTCGGGTCCACCGTGCGGCTGGAGATCGTCACCTTCAGCGTCAGCAAGGTCGCCATCGACGGCCGCAGCCTCTACGACGAAGGCAACGTGCGCCGCGCCCTGCCGGAGCTGCAGGAAGGCCGCACGCCCAACTTCAAGACGCTCGCGGTGCAGACCGCGATCGCCAACGAGAACCCGAACAAGCAGGTGCAGGTCGGCATCCGCGAGGGCGACGAGCCGGACAAGATCGACGCGACGATCACGGTCAAGGAGCAACGCCCCTGGACCTTCTCCGTCAGCGCCAACAACTCGGGCACCGAGTCCACCGGGCGCGACCGGCTGTCCATCACCGGCGGCCACACCAACTTGTTCAACCTCGACCACCAGTTCACCGGCGCCTACACGACGTCGCTGGAGCGCTCGAGCGACGTCAAGCAGCTGGGCCTGGCGTACAAGATCCCGCTGTATGCGCTGGGCGGCGTCATCGGCGCCAGCTACACACGCTCGGACGTGGTCGGCAACTTCGGCGCGTTCTCCAGCACCGGCGCCGGCCGCACCGCGGGCATCAGCTACACGTGGTACCTGCCGCCGGACGGTGGCCGCCGCAGCTACGTCGCGCTGTCCCTGGACGACAAGCTGTTCAAGGCCACCCGCATCAACGACCAGCTGGTGCCCGGCGCGCTGGACCGCCGCAGCCGCCCGCTCACGCTGGGCTACAACACGCGGATCGACGGCGACAACTCGATCGTGGCGTTCAACGTCGACCTGGCGGTGAACCTGCCGTCCGGCGCAGCCAACGAGCTGGCCAACTACCAGAGCGAGGACCCGCGGATCGAGACGACCAGGTGGAAGGCGCTGCGCGGCACTGCCAGCTACCTGGCCCCCTTCGGGAAAGGCTGGCTGCTGAACCTGCGTGGTGCGTTCCAGGCCAGTTCCGACGTGCTGATCTCCGGCGAGCAGTTCGGCCTCGGCGGCCTCGGCTCCGTGCGCGGCACGTCGATCGAGCGGCCGATCTCGGGCGACTACGGCCTCAGCGGCACCGCCGAGGTGAGCACGCCGGAACTCGCGCCCGGCCTGCGCCTGTCCGCGTTCACCGACGCCGGCGTGCTGGGCAACAACCGCGCCAACGGCACCACCCGGCCCGGAACCGACCAGCTGGCCAGCGTCGGCGTCGGCCTGCGCTGGTTCAGCGGCCCGTACTCGGTTACGGGCGACTACGGCCGCCTCGTGCGCGGCAGCAAAGTGCCGCTCGCGTTCAACTCGGCCTCGCCGCAACGTGGCGACGACCGCTTCTACCTCAGCCTCGGCCTGCGGTTCTAG
- a CDS encoding gamma-butyrobetaine hydroxylase-like domain-containing protein translates to MAGLQRGAATPQSITVHAKSRVLEVGFSDGATFRIPFELMRVYSPSAEVQGHGPGQEVLQTGKRDVELLGLDPVGNYAVQPRFSDGHDSGIFTWDYLYFLGSKQDELWGDYERRLREAGVDRDAPMQAGGGHACGHH, encoded by the coding sequence ATGGCAGGCCTCCAACGCGGCGCGGCGACGCCGCAATCCATCACCGTCCACGCGAAGTCGCGCGTGCTCGAAGTCGGCTTCAGCGACGGCGCCACCTTCCGCATCCCGTTCGAGCTGATGCGCGTGTATTCGCCGTCGGCCGAGGTGCAGGGCCACGGCCCGGGGCAGGAAGTGCTGCAGACCGGCAAGCGAGACGTTGAACTGCTGGGGCTCGACCCCGTCGGCAACTACGCCGTGCAGCCGCGCTTTTCCGACGGCCACGACAGCGGCATCTTCACCTGGGACTACCTGTACTTCCTCGGGTCCAAGCAGGACGAGTTGTGGGGTGACTACGAACGGCGCCTGCGCGAAGCCGGCGTCGACCGCGACGCGCCCATGCAGGCCGGCGGCGGGCACGCCTGCGGCCACCACTGA
- a CDS encoding FecR family protein: MHGTKANTFAAIAVGALLALASHAASAQVAGEVEFSRGVGFAQTPGQTPRTLGKGLELKEGDRLTTSDGASAIVKLQDGTRMTVRPNSELVLQQYHFKENAPDNSMLMQLVRGGFRAVTGLISKASPNAAKVQTSTATIGIRGTDFDARLCTRDCGQESSRVSESARPNAVLASAKVVGSQGDVHAVDSNGHRRRLVDGGSVYPGDAVETGAGARGVLVFRDDSKVSLSSNTRFRIDNFVFDEANATEGRFLTSLLRGTFRAVTGLIGKANNRNVGFSTATATIGIRGTDIGATCQGDSCEGGVNVFVFEGAGTVTPLSQVNQQVLQILAAGQGVFLPLNGAPVPIVNAPAPMVNDLAPPATVTPPAKLFTKEEVSDAREGLFVFVRDGHIEVATASDVLHLGKGEAGFAGQNGETARPLSIPKFIDFDKLPLPTAKNPLLSTVLADNNIKPAAVCK; encoded by the coding sequence ATGCACGGCACCAAGGCCAACACATTCGCCGCGATCGCGGTCGGCGCGCTGCTCGCGCTGGCCAGCCACGCCGCGTCCGCGCAAGTCGCGGGCGAGGTCGAGTTCTCCCGTGGCGTCGGCTTCGCGCAGACGCCCGGCCAGACCCCGCGCACGCTGGGCAAGGGCCTGGAACTGAAGGAGGGCGACCGCCTGACGACGTCCGACGGCGCATCCGCGATCGTGAAGCTGCAGGACGGCACCCGCATGACCGTGCGCCCGAACTCGGAACTGGTGCTGCAGCAGTACCACTTCAAGGAAAACGCGCCCGACAACAGCATGCTGATGCAGCTGGTGCGCGGCGGCTTCCGCGCCGTCACCGGCCTGATCTCGAAGGCGTCGCCCAACGCCGCCAAGGTGCAGACCAGCACGGCCACCATCGGCATCCGTGGCACCGACTTCGACGCGCGCCTTTGCACGCGCGACTGCGGGCAGGAATCGTCACGTGTCTCCGAATCCGCGCGCCCCAACGCGGTGCTTGCCAGCGCCAAGGTGGTCGGTTCGCAGGGCGACGTCCACGCGGTCGACAGCAACGGCCACCGCCGCCGCCTGGTCGATGGCGGCAGCGTCTACCCGGGGGACGCCGTCGAGACCGGCGCCGGTGCGCGCGGCGTGCTCGTCTTCCGTGACGACAGCAAGGTGTCGCTCAGCTCGAACACGCGCTTCCGCATCGACAACTTCGTGTTCGACGAGGCCAACGCCACCGAAGGCCGCTTCCTCACTTCGCTGCTGCGCGGCACCTTCCGCGCCGTCACCGGCCTGATCGGCAAGGCCAACAACCGCAACGTGGGCTTCTCGACCGCCACGGCCACCATCGGCATCCGCGGCACCGACATCGGCGCCACCTGCCAGGGAGACAGCTGCGAAGGCGGCGTGAACGTCTTCGTGTTCGAAGGCGCCGGCACCGTCACGCCCCTCAGCCAGGTCAACCAGCAGGTGCTGCAGATCCTGGCGGCCGGCCAGGGCGTGTTCCTGCCGTTGAATGGCGCGCCGGTGCCCATCGTGAACGCCCCCGCGCCGATGGTGAACGACCTGGCCCCCCCGGCCACGGTCACGCCGCCGGCCAAGCTGTTCACCAAGGAGGAAGTGTCCGACGCCCGCGAAGGCCTGTTCGTCTTCGTGCGCGATGGCCACATCGAAGTGGCGACCGCCAGCGACGTGCTGCACCTGGGCAAGGGCGAGGCCGGCTTCGCCGGCCAGAACGGCGAGACCGCGCGTCCGCTCTCGATCCCGAAGTTCATCGACTTCGACAAGCTGCCCCTGCCGACGGCGAAGAACCCGCTGCTGTCCACGGTGCTGGCGGACAACAACATCAAGCCGGCCGCCGTCTGCAAGTGA
- a CDS encoding Tim44 domain-containing protein: MKLFVAALAAFLSLGAMDAEAARRLGGGRSIGKQSPNVTQREAARPAPTTPAQQQQAAQPAPGNQAAPGNQAAPAQAARPTQAAPAPAPRRPWGAMLGGLAAGLGLAWLANTLGFGPAMANMLLVLLLAVAAFAVIRMLMRGRRSPAMAGAGAPFPTDVAREPPQYNPAKVGNDASARPWERGSMAFDGSKAEGTGLQIGSALPGQSWAVPGGFDAAGFVDTAKRNFMTLQEAWDRADIATLRSMMTDGMLREIRSQLAEREKHLGGERNQTDVVMLDAQLLGIEDLGNDYMASVEFSGMIREQPSAGPSPFREVWNMTKPKDGATGWLVAGVQALA, encoded by the coding sequence ATGAAGCTGTTCGTTGCCGCCCTGGCGGCCTTCTTGTCCCTCGGTGCGATGGACGCCGAGGCCGCGCGCCGGCTCGGCGGCGGCCGGTCCATCGGCAAGCAGTCGCCCAACGTGACGCAGCGCGAAGCCGCGCGTCCGGCACCCACCACGCCGGCGCAGCAGCAACAGGCTGCGCAACCCGCGCCGGGCAACCAGGCAGCGCCCGGCAACCAGGCGGCGCCCGCCCAGGCCGCACGGCCCACGCAGGCCGCACCGGCCCCGGCGCCGCGCCGCCCGTGGGGCGCCATGCTGGGCGGCCTCGCCGCCGGCCTGGGGCTCGCATGGCTCGCCAACACGCTGGGTTTCGGTCCCGCCATGGCCAACATGCTGCTGGTGCTGTTGCTGGCCGTCGCCGCCTTCGCCGTCATCCGCATGCTGATGCGCGGCCGACGCAGCCCCGCGATGGCCGGGGCGGGTGCGCCTTTCCCCACCGACGTGGCGCGCGAGCCGCCGCAATACAACCCGGCGAAGGTCGGCAACGATGCATCCGCGCGTCCCTGGGAGCGCGGCAGCATGGCGTTCGACGGCAGCAAGGCGGAGGGCACCGGGCTGCAGATCGGCTCGGCGCTGCCCGGGCAATCGTGGGCGGTGCCGGGCGGGTTCGACGCCGCGGGCTTCGTCGACACTGCCAAGCGCAACTTCATGACGCTGCAGGAAGCCTGGGACCGCGCCGACATCGCGACGCTCCGTTCGATGATGACCGACGGCATGCTGCGCGAGATCCGCTCGCAGCTGGCCGAGCGCGAGAAGCACCTGGGCGGCGAGCGCAACCAGACCGACGTCGTGATGCTCGACGCGCAATTGCTCGGCATCGAGGACCTGGGCAACGACTACATGGCCAGCGTGGAGTTCTCCGGGATGATCCGCGAGCAGCCCTCGGCCGGCCCGAGCCCCTTCCGCGAGGTCTGGAACATGACCAAGCCGAAGGACGGCGCCACCGGCTGGCTGGTCGCCGGGGTGCAGGCGCTCGCCTGA
- a CDS encoding HIT family protein: MARVAGCVLCETDGGAVVASTPSLRVIRSEEDPRYPAFYRVVWTDHAPEFTDLSVAQRAHCLEVVALVEEALRRHLRPHKVNLASLGNAVPHLHWHVIARWPWDAHFPGPVWAVEQRQAPVDRLAEVTAALQAVEADIAAAMPRLAAHHRSA, encoded by the coding sequence ATGGCCCGCGTGGCCGGCTGCGTGCTCTGCGAGACCGACGGCGGCGCCGTCGTCGCCAGCACGCCGTCGCTGCGCGTGATCCGTTCAGAGGAGGATCCCCGCTATCCGGCCTTCTACCGCGTGGTCTGGACCGACCACGCGCCCGAATTCACCGACCTGTCCGTCGCGCAGCGCGCACACTGCCTGGAAGTGGTCGCGCTGGTCGAGGAGGCGCTGCGCCGCCACCTGCGCCCGCACAAGGTGAACCTGGCCAGCCTGGGCAACGCGGTGCCGCACCTGCATTGGCACGTCATCGCCCGGTGGCCCTGGGACGCGCATTTCCCGGGCCCGGTCTGGGCCGTGGAGCAGCGGCAGGCGCCCGTCGACCGGTTGGCCGAAGTGACTGCTGCCCTCCAGGCGGTGGAAGCGGACATCGCTGCCGCAATGCCCCGCCTGGCTGCCCACCATCGAAGCGCGTGA
- the ubiB gene encoding ubiquinone biosynthesis regulatory protein kinase UbiB, with product MTRILRSAFILWIVLRFGLDELVLNSFQRPWVSRIARVLAFGRDLRAPRGQRLREALELLGPIFVKFGQVLSTRRDLLPADIADELARLQDRVPPFDPAIAIETIERAFRRPVDTIFASFEREPVASASIAQVHFATLKDRQGHTREVAVKVLRPGMLPVIEKDLALMRMMAGWMESLSADAKRLKPREVVAEFDKYLHDELDLQREAANAAQLRRNMAGLDLVLIPEMFWDWCHPEVIVMERMHGVPISQLERLREAGVDLPQLARDGVTIFFTQVFRDGFFHADMHPGNIQVSVDPGTFGRYISLDFGIIGTLTEFDKDYLAQNFTAFFRRDYKRVAELHIESGWVPPGTRVDELESAVRAVCEPYFDRPLREISLGMVLMRLFQTSRRFQVEIQPQLVLLQKTLLNIEGLGRELDPELDLWATAKPFLERWMLEQVGPQRLLDELRDQAPRYAKLLPDLPRLVHDYLRRDRRDGREDLLLMLAEQRRTNRLLRTILVLGTGFALGLAAAHVAHWWQWT from the coding sequence ATGACGCGGATCCTGCGCAGCGCGTTCATCCTCTGGATCGTCCTGCGCTTCGGGCTCGACGAGCTCGTCCTCAACAGCTTCCAGCGGCCCTGGGTCTCGCGCATCGCGCGGGTGCTCGCGTTCGGCCGCGACCTGCGCGCGCCACGCGGCCAGCGACTGCGCGAGGCGCTGGAACTGCTCGGCCCCATCTTCGTCAAGTTCGGCCAGGTGCTCTCGACGCGGCGCGACCTGCTGCCGGCGGACATCGCCGACGAACTCGCCCGGCTGCAGGACCGGGTGCCGCCGTTCGACCCGGCCATCGCCATCGAGACCATCGAGCGCGCGTTCCGCCGCCCGGTCGACACGATCTTCGCCAGCTTCGAGCGCGAGCCGGTCGCCAGCGCGTCGATCGCGCAGGTGCACTTCGCGACGCTGAAGGACCGCCAGGGCCACACCCGCGAGGTCGCGGTGAAGGTGCTGCGGCCCGGCATGCTGCCGGTCATCGAGAAGGACCTGGCGCTGATGCGCATGATGGCCGGCTGGATGGAGTCGCTGTCCGCCGACGCCAAGCGCCTGAAGCCGCGCGAGGTGGTCGCCGAGTTCGACAAGTACCTGCACGACGAGCTGGACCTGCAGCGCGAAGCCGCCAACGCCGCGCAGCTGCGCCGGAACATGGCGGGGCTGGACCTGGTGCTGATCCCCGAGATGTTCTGGGACTGGTGCCATCCCGAGGTGATCGTGATGGAGCGCATGCACGGCGTGCCCATCAGCCAGCTCGAACGCCTGCGCGAAGCGGGCGTCGACCTGCCGCAGCTCGCGCGCGACGGCGTCACGATCTTCTTCACCCAGGTGTTCCGCGACGGCTTCTTCCACGCCGACATGCACCCGGGCAACATCCAGGTCAGCGTCGACCCGGGCACCTTCGGCCGCTACATCTCGCTGGACTTCGGGATCATCGGAACGCTGACGGAGTTCGACAAGGACTACCTGGCGCAGAACTTCACCGCGTTCTTCCGCCGCGACTACAAGCGCGTCGCCGAGCTGCACATCGAGTCGGGCTGGGTGCCGCCCGGCACGCGGGTCGACGAACTGGAATCCGCGGTCCGCGCCGTCTGCGAGCCGTACTTCGACCGGCCGCTGCGGGAGATCTCGCTGGGCATGGTGCTGATGCGCCTGTTCCAGACCTCGCGCCGCTTCCAGGTCGAGATCCAGCCGCAGCTGGTGCTGCTGCAGAAGACGCTGCTGAACATCGAGGGCCTGGGCCGCGAGCTCGACCCGGAGCTAGACCTGTGGGCCACGGCCAAGCCCTTCCTGGAACGCTGGATGCTGGAACAGGTCGGACCGCAGCGGCTCCTGGACGAACTGCGCGACCAGGCGCCACGCTACGCCAAGCTGCTGCCCGACCTGCCGCGGCTGGTGCACGACTACCTGCGGCGCGACCGGCGGGACGGCCGCGAGGACCTGCTGCTGATGCTGGCCGAGCAGCGTCGCACCAACCGGCTGTTGCGCACCATCCTCGTCCTGGGGACCGGTTTTGCGCTGGGCCTCGCCGCGGCGCACGTCGCGCACTGGTGGCAGTGGACCTGA
- the ubiE gene encoding bifunctional demethylmenaquinone methyltransferase/2-methoxy-6-polyprenyl-1,4-benzoquinol methylase UbiE: protein MSSTHFGFQTVDERDKAQRVRGVFDSVAPRYDLMNDLMSMGLHRAWKAYTVLVANVQPGWQVLDIAGGTGDLALAFAGKVGPQGRVVHTDINETMLRTGRDRLLDAGIALPTLVCDAEKLPFPDGHFDLVSVAFGLRNMTHKDVALAEMQRVLKPGGKLLVLEFSKVAAPLTKAYDWYSFQVLPRLGQAIARDADSYRYLAESIRMHPGQDELKALMHKAGFGHVDYHNMAAGVVALHVGIKC from the coding sequence ATGAGCAGCACGCATTTCGGCTTCCAGACCGTCGACGAGCGCGACAAGGCGCAACGCGTGCGCGGCGTGTTCGACTCCGTCGCGCCGCGCTACGACCTGATGAACGACCTCATGTCGATGGGGCTGCACCGGGCGTGGAAGGCCTACACGGTGCTGGTCGCCAACGTGCAGCCCGGCTGGCAGGTGCTGGACATCGCCGGCGGCACCGGCGACCTCGCGCTGGCGTTCGCGGGCAAGGTCGGGCCGCAGGGCCGCGTGGTCCACACCGACATCAACGAGACGATGCTGCGCACCGGCCGCGACCGGCTGCTCGACGCCGGCATCGCGCTGCCCACGCTGGTGTGCGACGCCGAGAAGCTGCCGTTCCCCGATGGCCACTTCGACCTGGTCTCCGTGGCCTTCGGCCTGCGCAACATGACGCACAAGGACGTCGCGCTGGCCGAGATGCAGCGGGTGCTCAAGCCGGGCGGCAAGCTGCTGGTGCTGGAGTTCTCCAAGGTGGCGGCGCCGCTCACGAAGGCCTACGACTGGTACTCGTTCCAGGTGCTGCCGCGCCTCGGGCAGGCGATCGCGCGCGACGCCGACAGCTACCGCTACCTGGCCGAATCGATCCGCATGCACCCCGGCCAGGACGAGCTCAAGGCCCTGATGCACAAGGCCGGTTTCGGGCATGTGGACTACCACAACATGGCGGCGGGCGTCGTCGCGCTGCATGTCGGGATCAAGTGCTGA
- a CDS encoding FmdB family zinc ribbon protein, whose translation MPIYAYKCGSCGHAKDVLQKISDAPLTTCPACGAESFGKQLTAPGFQLKGSGWYVTDFRNNASSTSSTKADAKSDSKPAESTSGDSKPAEGGASTSKSDTPSASAGGCGGACACH comes from the coding sequence ATGCCCATTTACGCCTACAAATGCGGCTCCTGCGGCCATGCCAAGGATGTCCTGCAGAAGATCTCGGACGCGCCCCTGACCACCTGCCCCGCGTGCGGGGCGGAATCGTTCGGCAAGCAACTCACGGCCCCCGGCTTCCAGCTCAAGGGCTCCGGCTGGTACGTCACCGACTTCCGCAACAACGCGTCGTCGACGTCGTCCACCAAGGCGGACGCCAAGTCGGACAGCAAGCCCGCCGAATCCACCTCCGGCGATTCCAAGCCGGCCGAGGGCGGCGCCAGCACGTCCAAGTCGGACACGCCGTCGGCATCGGCCGGCGGTTGCGGCGGCGCCTGCGCCTGCCACTGA
- a CDS encoding sodium:solute symporter family transporter, with amino-acid sequence MLITFVVLYLVGTLAIGAWAGTRIKNTSDFAVAGRSLPLAMVITTTFATWFGAETVMGIPAKFVQGGLNAIVEDPFGAGTCLILVGAFFATKLYRQNLLTIGDFYRARYGRGIEVFCSVAIILSYLGWVAAQITALGLVFSVLTNGAMSETTGMIVGTLAVLVYVVIGGFLAIAWTDFIQMIVLVVGLSIIAFFASDLAGGADVVMSMAKSRELFTFLPPPTFTDIAMFIGAGLTMMLGSIPQQDVFQRVMSARDERTARNGAMIGGFSYILFAFVPMFVVASAVVVMGDQAMELAKNDYQRLLPTFVLTKMPLVMQILFFGALLSAIKSTSSATLLAPSTSFVENILKNLRPHMSDRQQLLAMRVTIVAFTAIVLAYAIAMKGTPIYDLVSAAYQVTLVGAFVPLVFGLYWSRSSTQGAVTSIVLGVGTWVLFFPQINEPLSQLFPGQLAGLLAAIVGMVAGSLAPQRLRNRKEPRAHSMVA; translated from the coding sequence ATCCTCATCACCTTCGTCGTCCTCTATCTCGTCGGCACGCTCGCCATCGGCGCGTGGGCCGGCACGCGCATCAAGAACACGTCCGACTTCGCGGTCGCCGGCCGCAGCCTGCCGCTGGCGATGGTGATCACCACGACCTTCGCGACCTGGTTCGGCGCCGAGACGGTGATGGGCATCCCGGCCAAGTTCGTGCAGGGCGGCCTGAACGCCATCGTGGAGGACCCGTTCGGCGCGGGCACCTGCCTGATCCTGGTCGGCGCGTTCTTCGCCACCAAGCTGTACCGGCAGAACCTGCTGACGATCGGCGACTTCTACCGCGCGCGCTACGGCCGCGGCATCGAGGTCTTCTGCTCGGTCGCCATCATCCTCAGCTACCTGGGCTGGGTGGCGGCGCAGATCACGGCGCTCGGGCTGGTGTTCTCGGTCCTCACCAACGGGGCGATGTCCGAGACGACCGGCATGATCGTCGGCACGCTGGCGGTGCTGGTCTACGTGGTGATCGGCGGCTTCCTGGCCATCGCCTGGACCGACTTCATCCAGATGATCGTGCTGGTGGTGGGCCTGTCCATCATCGCGTTCTTCGCCAGCGACCTGGCCGGCGGGGCGGACGTCGTGATGTCGATGGCGAAGTCCAGGGAGCTCTTCACGTTCCTGCCGCCGCCGACGTTCACCGACATCGCGATGTTCATCGGCGCCGGCCTGACCATGATGCTGGGCAGCATCCCGCAGCAGGACGTGTTCCAGCGCGTGATGTCCGCGCGGGACGAACGCACGGCGCGCAACGGCGCCATGATCGGCGGCTTCAGCTACATCCTGTTCGCCTTCGTCCCGATGTTCGTCGTCGCCAGCGCCGTGGTCGTGATGGGCGACCAGGCGATGGAGCTGGCCAAGAACGACTACCAGCGCCTGCTGCCCACCTTCGTGCTGACCAAGATGCCGCTGGTGATGCAGATCCTGTTCTTCGGCGCGCTGCTGTCGGCCATCAAGAGCACGTCGTCCGCGACGCTGCTCGCGCCCTCGACCAGCTTCGTCGAGAACATCCTGAAGAACCTGCGGCCGCACATGTCGGACCGCCAGCAGCTGCTGGCCATGCGCGTGACCATCGTCGCCTTCACCGCCATCGTGCTGGCCTACGCCATCGCGATGAAGGGCACGCCGATCTACGACCTGGTCTCGGCCGCCTACCAGGTGACCCTCGTCGGCGCGTTCGTGCCGCTCGTCTTCGGCCTCTACTGGAGCCGCTCCAGCACCCAGGGCGCGGTCACGTCGATCGTGCTGGGCGTGGGCACCTGGGTGCTGTTCTTCCCGCAGATCAACGAGCCCCTCAGCCAGCTGTTCCCGGGGCAGCTCGCCGGGCTGCTGGCGGCCATCGTGGGCATGGTGGCAGGCTCGCTGGCACCGCAGCGGCTGCGCAACCGCAAGGAGCCGCGGGCGCACAGCATGGTGGCCTGA